From Actinosynnema mirum DSM 43827, a single genomic window includes:
- a CDS encoding NUDIX domain-containing protein — MTDTEGREPTIRYTADTVVFGTDEGQPRLLLVRRADDCDAYPGCWALPGGHVDRDETARDAAVRELAEETGLNLDLREDATLSLVGVYDQVGRDPRGRYVSAAYGIVLPDCPPVIGGDDAAEARWFSGAELRDAELRWAFDHERIALDADALLHPPHVRGPLEAS; from the coding sequence ATGACCGACACCGAGGGCCGCGAGCCCACCATCCGCTACACCGCCGACACCGTGGTGTTCGGCACCGACGAGGGCCAGCCGCGACTGCTGCTGGTCCGCCGCGCCGACGACTGCGACGCCTACCCCGGCTGCTGGGCGCTGCCCGGCGGCCACGTCGACCGGGACGAGACCGCCCGCGACGCCGCGGTGCGCGAGCTGGCCGAGGAGACCGGCCTCAACCTCGACCTGCGCGAGGACGCCACGCTGAGCCTGGTCGGCGTCTACGACCAGGTCGGCCGCGACCCGCGGGGCCGCTACGTCTCCGCCGCCTACGGGATCGTGCTGCCCGACTGCCCGCCGGTCATCGGCGGCGACGACGCCGCCGAGGCGCGCTGGTTCAGCGGCGCCGAGCTGCGCGACGCCGAGCTGCGGTGGGCGTTCGACCACGAGCGGATCGCGCTCGACGCCGACGCGCTGCTCCACCCGCCGCACGTGCGTGGCCCGCTGGAGGCGTCGTGA
- a CDS encoding GntR family transcriptional regulator, with product MAADTSGNSAQRIAQDLLAAIERGEYAPGHQLPSQNVIKARYGVAAQTVQNAFALLHQQGVTEGRHGAGTFVREHRPTVVIPIDHSVYRDDRGYYFGRATQSYDLIGKPSVTVGRAPQQVAQRLSVPSGSSVVVRHRVLGTAGEGGQPGQIATSYLPGWLAEELPVVGEASTGSGGIYDRIEEWAGGPLSWPTPRYGAVPASAEDGTSLRVAPGTPLLTRYRVAVLPDGRPVELNVTRWPGSRYEFEAGDVVRDESAAWPTAPLRP from the coding sequence GTGGCAGCAGACACCAGCGGAAACTCGGCACAGCGCATCGCCCAGGACCTACTGGCGGCGATCGAGCGTGGTGAGTACGCGCCAGGCCACCAACTGCCCAGCCAGAACGTCATCAAGGCCCGGTACGGGGTGGCAGCCCAGACGGTGCAGAACGCCTTCGCGCTGCTGCATCAGCAGGGCGTGACCGAGGGGCGTCACGGCGCGGGCACGTTCGTGCGCGAGCACCGCCCGACCGTCGTCATCCCCATCGACCACTCGGTGTACCGCGACGACCGCGGCTACTACTTCGGTCGTGCCACCCAGTCCTATGACCTGATCGGGAAGCCGAGCGTCACGGTCGGCCGCGCGCCGCAGCAGGTTGCCCAGCGCCTGAGCGTGCCTTCGGGCAGTTCGGTCGTGGTGCGCCACCGGGTGCTCGGCACCGCCGGGGAGGGCGGGCAGCCGGGGCAGATCGCCACCTCGTACCTGCCCGGCTGGCTGGCCGAGGAGTTGCCGGTGGTCGGCGAGGCGTCGACGGGGTCCGGCGGGATCTACGACCGGATCGAGGAGTGGGCGGGCGGCCCGTTGTCGTGGCCCACGCCCAGGTACGGGGCGGTGCCTGCCTCGGCGGAGGACGGGACGAGCCTGCGGGTCGCGCCGGGCACTCCGTTGCTGACGCGGTACCGCGTCGCGGTCCTGCCCGACGGCCGCCCGGTGGAGCTGAACGTCACCCGTTGGCCGGGCAGCCGCTACGAGTTCGAGGCTGGTGACGTTGTCCGTGATGAGTCGGCCGCGTGGCCGACCGCACCTTTGCGGCCGTAG
- a CDS encoding SGNH/GDSL hydrolase family protein, producing MSDAPPSLWAWHQARTAHRLRPVRIVCVGSSTTAGLNATQPDRRYASALGHAIRGYLGTVGGWHLRGIDPAWSTTGTTSDVGRGLGLHSRSLAAGATMTTPSVQATGFTILFEQGAGAGAFTWAVDGGSTTTVTPDTGNSQVRHDGSVYVSAGSLGAHTLTITATAATVISGVYVHNGDQTAGVQVFNAGSSGTGSADWTGTGAPMLTHLSRIAALDPSLVIVMIGSNDSGGSVDPRGAYRANVRQQVAQIRAACPRRVSILLVHSYGRYDLPNATYRWSQYGAALAEIAASTPDVDVLDLSPYYPTSQAADVTDLISADGIHQGDEGHALMADLIARYLTAPAELASVPSSLGAPVGAPPATLPGLIAAWRSTDLGNSAQATLPSWAPYAGSQSAPLAQATGSKQPSVVADALGAGSGVPAVRFSGTAAQVMQTAAWSATYPVPLTVLLVARPDSTNYTLFSGASGSYVYLGQSASPGLMALGAGAASEAYAYTGAGRARVYGVVFAGAGSRVLTHDGDLTALTTGTGAAAKLDRWTLNGNSTASLNGNCDVYEALLFSRALSDQELAESVTWLARRYGLDGVGRTSL from the coding sequence GTGTCCGATGCACCTCCGAGCCTGTGGGCCTGGCACCAGGCGCGCACCGCGCACCGCCTGCGGCCGGTGCGGATCGTCTGCGTCGGCTCCAGCACCACGGCAGGGCTGAACGCCACCCAGCCAGACCGCCGGTACGCGAGCGCGCTGGGCCATGCGATCCGGGGCTACCTCGGCACGGTCGGTGGCTGGCACCTGCGCGGCATCGACCCGGCCTGGTCCACCACGGGCACCACCAGCGACGTGGGGCGCGGGCTGGGCCTGCACTCGCGGTCGCTGGCGGCCGGGGCGACCATGACCACCCCGAGCGTGCAGGCAACCGGGTTCACGATCCTGTTCGAGCAGGGTGCCGGTGCGGGCGCGTTCACGTGGGCGGTCGACGGCGGCAGCACCACCACGGTCACCCCGGACACCGGCAACTCCCAGGTCCGGCACGACGGCTCGGTGTACGTCTCCGCCGGGTCGCTCGGCGCGCACACCCTGACGATCACGGCGACGGCCGCCACGGTGATCTCCGGCGTCTACGTCCACAACGGCGACCAGACCGCCGGTGTGCAGGTGTTCAACGCCGGGTCCTCCGGCACCGGCTCGGCGGACTGGACCGGCACGGGCGCGCCGATGCTGACCCACCTGTCCCGGATCGCCGCGCTGGACCCGTCTCTGGTGATCGTCATGATCGGCAGCAACGACTCCGGCGGCAGCGTCGACCCGCGCGGCGCGTACCGCGCGAACGTGCGCCAGCAGGTCGCGCAGATCCGCGCCGCCTGCCCGCGCCGCGTCTCGATCCTGCTCGTGCACTCCTACGGCCGCTACGACCTTCCCAACGCCACCTACCGCTGGTCGCAGTACGGGGCGGCGCTCGCCGAGATCGCCGCGTCGACGCCAGACGTCGACGTGCTTGACCTGTCCCCGTACTACCCGACCAGCCAGGCTGCGGACGTCACGGACCTGATCAGCGCGGACGGCATCCACCAGGGCGACGAGGGCCACGCGCTCATGGCGGACCTGATCGCCCGCTACCTCACCGCCCCGGCGGAGCTGGCCTCGGTGCCGTCGTCGCTCGGCGCGCCGGTCGGCGCGCCCCCGGCGACCCTGCCGGGTCTGATCGCCGCTTGGCGCTCCACCGACCTCGGGAACAGCGCGCAGGCGACGCTGCCGTCGTGGGCGCCGTACGCCGGGTCGCAGTCCGCGCCGCTGGCGCAGGCCACCGGCAGCAAGCAGCCGAGCGTGGTGGCGGACGCGCTCGGCGCGGGCAGCGGCGTCCCTGCTGTGCGGTTCTCTGGGACGGCCGCGCAGGTCATGCAGACCGCCGCCTGGTCCGCGACGTACCCGGTGCCGCTGACCGTGCTCCTCGTCGCCCGGCCGGACTCGACCAACTACACCCTCTTCTCCGGCGCGTCCGGCTCGTACGTGTACCTCGGCCAGTCCGCCAGCCCCGGCCTGATGGCGCTCGGCGCGGGCGCCGCCAGCGAGGCCTACGCGTACACCGGTGCCGGGCGCGCGCGGGTCTACGGCGTGGTGTTCGCCGGAGCGGGGTCGCGGGTGCTTACCCACGACGGGGACCTGACCGCCCTGACCACCGGCACCGGTGCCGCCGCGAAGCTCGACCGCTGGACCCTGAACGGCAACTCCACGGCGTCGCTGAACGGCAACTGCGACGTCTACGAGGCGCTGCTGTTCAGCCGGGCCCTCAGCGACCAGGAGCTGGCGGAGTCGGTGACGTGGCTGGCCCGCCGCTACGGCCTGGACGGCGTGGGCCGCACCAGCCTCTAG
- a CDS encoding terminase, protein MTGLIVPPYDEEPWPTLGPQVVDLIEAAATFGPGDLRGEPAVIDDEKRALIYRAYEVYPKGHPRAGKRRFKRVAVSTRKGTAKTELAAWIGFAELHPDGPVRCDGFDAHGEPVGRPVRDPYIPMVAYTEEQTEELAYAALLVMCQEGADGDLFDAGLERITRINGDGKAVALAGSPNARDGARTSFQHFDEPHRMTSPRLLGAHQTMLQNIPKRPMADPWSLSTTTAGVPGEGSVAEVEKGYAEKIAEGRTKDATFFFFHREASPSHDLDTEGGLRAAIVEASGPAVAAWSDIDSIMSLFHQDDTDRSYFERVWLNRWVASSRQAFDPVRWADLEISEVIPHGEPITLGFDGARWRDACGLMATHIETGFQWPLAWWENVDGDEDWEVSDEQVDGAFAEAMELYQVRMAYNDPPRFEANVARWAGRWGEKRVLEWYTNRPVQIGKAMRAFATAQRTGALTHDGNEAYARHIANARKGDLRVRDDDETPLWTIYKERPDSVKFIDLAMAGCLSWQARLDVLAKGSWEKKPKSTMIILR, encoded by the coding sequence GTGACCGGGCTGATCGTCCCGCCCTACGACGAGGAGCCGTGGCCGACGCTCGGACCGCAGGTCGTAGACCTGATCGAGGCCGCGGCGACGTTCGGGCCGGGCGACCTGCGCGGCGAGCCCGCGGTGATCGACGACGAGAAGCGAGCGTTGATCTACCGGGCGTACGAGGTCTACCCGAAGGGGCACCCGCGCGCGGGGAAGCGTCGGTTCAAGCGGGTCGCGGTCTCGACGCGCAAGGGCACGGCGAAGACCGAGCTGGCCGCGTGGATCGGGTTCGCTGAGCTGCACCCCGACGGGCCGGTGAGGTGCGACGGGTTCGACGCGCACGGTGAGCCGGTCGGGCGCCCGGTGCGGGACCCGTACATCCCGATGGTCGCCTACACCGAGGAGCAGACCGAGGAGCTGGCGTACGCGGCGCTGCTGGTGATGTGCCAGGAGGGCGCGGACGGCGACCTGTTCGACGCGGGTCTGGAGCGGATCACCCGGATCAACGGCGACGGCAAGGCCGTCGCGCTGGCCGGGTCACCGAACGCTCGCGACGGCGCACGCACGAGCTTCCAGCACTTCGACGAGCCGCACCGGATGACCAGTCCGCGGCTGCTGGGCGCGCACCAGACGATGCTGCAGAACATCCCGAAGCGGCCGATGGCCGACCCGTGGTCGTTGTCCACCACCACCGCCGGCGTGCCCGGCGAGGGCTCGGTGGCGGAGGTGGAGAAGGGGTACGCGGAGAAGATCGCCGAGGGGCGCACGAAGGACGCCACGTTCTTCTTCTTCCACCGCGAGGCCTCGCCCTCCCACGACCTGGACACCGAGGGCGGCCTGCGAGCGGCGATCGTGGAGGCCTCCGGCCCGGCGGTCGCGGCCTGGTCCGACATCGACTCGATCATGTCGCTGTTCCACCAGGACGACACCGACCGCAGTTACTTCGAGCGGGTGTGGCTGAACAGGTGGGTGGCGTCGAGCAGGCAGGCGTTCGACCCGGTGCGCTGGGCAGACCTCGAGATCAGCGAGGTCATCCCGCACGGGGAGCCGATCACGCTGGGCTTCGACGGCGCCCGCTGGCGAGACGCCTGCGGGCTGATGGCCACGCACATCGAGACCGGCTTCCAGTGGCCGCTCGCCTGGTGGGAAAACGTCGACGGGGACGAGGACTGGGAAGTCTCCGACGAGCAGGTCGACGGCGCGTTCGCCGAGGCGATGGAGCTCTACCAGGTGCGGATGGCGTACAACGACCCGCCGCGGTTCGAGGCGAACGTCGCGCGGTGGGCAGGCCGGTGGGGTGAAAAGCGGGTGCTGGAGTGGTACACCAACCGCCCGGTGCAGATCGGCAAGGCCATGAGGGCGTTCGCAACCGCCCAACGGACCGGCGCGCTCACCCACGACGGGAACGAGGCGTACGCCCGGCACATCGCCAACGCGCGCAAGGGCGACCTGCGCGTGCGCGACGACGACGAGACCCCGCTATGGACGATCTACAAGGAGCGTCCGGACAGCGTGAAGTTCATCGACTTGGCCATGGCGGGCTGCCTGTCCTGGCAGGCGCGACTGGATGTGCTGGCCAAGGGCTCCTGGGAGAAGAAGCCTAAGAGCACGATGATCATCCTGCGGTGA
- a CDS encoding phage portal protein, translating into MDLADEDWLKRLIAAHDDELPELQTLNSHYEGTQPLNYLHPELLNELDGRLQQVVINWPQLVVDCLDERLDLVGFRLSGSAEADAGLEEIWQHNDLDSLSQQAHVDALVMRRAYSVIGSSSEEGNDLPLVTMESPLEVYAERDPRTREIAAAVKRWEEELPTGKVQHATLYLPDKTKWYVRKNGKWELDSDYDADEHELGVVPVVPLVNRPRLQSPNGKSELAAIIPVSDAANKVATDMMVSAEFHAMPRRWALGFGPEDFTDENGRRVSMWSKIAGRIWATRKTKQDGAEVGQFPEASLENFHKTIHLLASIVGSLGALTPQTMGQQNAANPATADAIRAAETRLIKRAERRMLSFGDSHERTMRIADRIRTGVWRPELKRLEARWRDAATPTIAQAADATVKLHESGILPLPFARERLNYLPEEIRLMEQADEKAARTEQDRVFGPLKPPPPPPQPPREQPTDPQVAAEQAA; encoded by the coding sequence GTGGACCTCGCCGACGAGGATTGGCTCAAGAGGCTCATCGCCGCGCACGATGACGAACTGCCCGAGCTGCAGACCCTGAACTCGCACTACGAGGGCACCCAGCCGCTGAACTACCTGCACCCCGAACTACTCAACGAGCTGGACGGCCGCCTCCAACAGGTAGTGATCAACTGGCCGCAGTTGGTCGTGGACTGCCTGGATGAACGCCTGGACCTCGTGGGGTTCAGGCTCTCCGGGTCGGCCGAGGCCGACGCTGGTCTGGAAGAGATCTGGCAGCACAACGACCTGGACTCCCTGTCCCAGCAGGCGCACGTCGACGCGCTGGTGATGCGGCGCGCCTACTCCGTGATCGGGTCGTCGTCCGAGGAGGGGAACGACCTGCCGCTGGTGACGATGGAGTCGCCGCTGGAGGTGTACGCCGAACGGGACCCGCGCACGCGCGAGATCGCCGCCGCCGTGAAGCGGTGGGAAGAGGAACTGCCGACCGGGAAGGTCCAGCACGCCACCCTCTACCTGCCGGACAAGACGAAGTGGTACGTGCGCAAGAACGGCAAGTGGGAGCTGGACAGCGACTACGACGCCGACGAGCACGAGCTCGGTGTGGTGCCGGTGGTGCCGCTGGTGAACCGCCCGCGGCTGCAGTCCCCGAACGGCAAGAGCGAGCTGGCGGCGATCATCCCGGTGTCCGACGCCGCGAACAAGGTCGCGACCGACATGATGGTCTCCGCCGAGTTCCACGCCATGCCGAGGCGCTGGGCGTTGGGGTTCGGGCCGGAGGACTTCACGGATGAGAACGGCCGCCGAGTCTCCATGTGGTCGAAGATCGCAGGCCGGATCTGGGCAACGCGGAAGACCAAGCAGGACGGCGCCGAGGTCGGCCAGTTCCCCGAGGCGTCGCTGGAGAACTTCCACAAGACCATCCACCTCCTAGCCAGCATCGTCGGCTCCCTCGGCGCACTCACCCCACAGACGATGGGGCAGCAGAACGCGGCGAACCCCGCCACCGCCGACGCCATCCGGGCAGCGGAGACCAGGCTGATCAAGCGCGCCGAGCGGCGAATGCTCTCGTTCGGGGACAGCCACGAGCGCACAATGCGGATCGCCGACCGCATCCGCACCGGAGTCTGGCGGCCTGAGCTGAAACGGCTGGAAGCGCGCTGGAGGGACGCGGCAACGCCCACCATCGCCCAGGCGGCCGACGCGACCGTGAAGCTGCACGAGTCCGGCATCCTGCCGCTGCCCTTCGCCCGCGAGCGGCTGAACTACCTGCCCGAGGAGATCAGGCTGATGGAGCAGGCGGACGAGAAGGCCGCCCGCACGGAACAGGACAGGGTGTTCGGCCCGCTCAAGCCCCCGCCGCCGCCCCCTCAGCCTCCTCGCGAGCAGCCGACTGACCCGCAGGTCGCAGCCGAGCAGGCGGCATGA
- a CDS encoding ribosomal-processing cysteine protease Prp: MIHIAARLGDGSTSIEVTGHEGHVLEGRVCAAVSAITQTAVLGLQQIALQHPDIVSIEITEES; the protein is encoded by the coding sequence GTGATCCACATCGCTGCTCGCCTCGGCGACGGCTCCACCTCCATCGAGGTGACCGGACACGAGGGCCACGTCCTGGAAGGGCGGGTCTGCGCGGCGGTTTCCGCGATCACCCAGACCGCCGTGCTCGGTCTCCAGCAGATCGCCCTTCAGCACCCGGACATCGTGTCCATCGAGATCACTGAGGAGAGTTGA
- a CDS encoding HK97 gp10 family phage protein produces MTVRVYVDAAQAQRVAVRASTPRRREIAAEIAAEARVEAPVRTGEYRDGIGVRSEGDRVFVEDSDPESIFKEYGTSDTPAHAVLTDAARQHGRYTGWKPK; encoded by the coding sequence ATGACGGTCCGCGTGTACGTGGACGCGGCGCAGGCACAGCGGGTAGCGGTGCGGGCTTCGACGCCTCGCCGCCGCGAGATCGCCGCCGAGATCGCGGCCGAGGCGCGTGTGGAGGCGCCGGTACGCACCGGTGAGTACCGGGACGGCATCGGGGTGCGCAGCGAGGGCGACCGGGTGTTCGTCGAGGACTCCGACCCGGAGTCGATCTTCAAGGAGTACGGCACCTCCGACACTCCGGCGCACGCGGTGCTCACCGACGCCGCGCGCCAGCACGGCCGGTACACCGGGTGGAAGCCCAAGTAG
- a CDS encoding DUF3168 domain-containing protein, with amino-acid sequence MAESELPWAADAVLALLRADTALVALVANRMSTRTGSSVVAGPYLTVQLPTPLGLLGGGGYRPIVQVDAWCAPAAAPDDPERVVWRVADRVRRVLDAARNVPYRSMHYSCRVIDLGPLPADTSRGPSAPVYRAMCRAEMSIHNR; translated from the coding sequence GTGGCCGAGTCCGAGCTGCCGTGGGCGGCGGACGCGGTGCTCGCGCTGCTGCGCGCCGACACCGCGCTCGTCGCGCTCGTCGCGAACCGCATGAGCACCAGGACCGGCAGCAGCGTCGTCGCCGGGCCCTACCTGACCGTGCAGCTGCCCACCCCCCTTGGGTTGCTCGGCGGCGGCGGCTACAGGCCGATCGTGCAAGTCGACGCCTGGTGTGCGCCAGCAGCAGCTCCTGACGATCCGGAACGCGTCGTGTGGCGGGTCGCAGACCGCGTGCGGCGCGTGCTCGACGCGGCCAGGAACGTCCCCTACCGGTCGATGCACTACTCCTGCCGGGTCATCGACCTCGGCCCGCTCCCAGCGGACACCTCGCGCGGCCCGTCGGCGCCGGTTTACCGGGCGATGTGCCGGGCGGAGATGAGCATCCACAACCGCTGA